In Parasegetibacter sp. NRK P23, the genomic stretch GGAACCAGGCGTACGCCGGATGAAACAAGCTCCATCCGGCAAGTACGAGGAAAGAAAGGTTGAACAGGTAAACCAATAATAGAACTGAAAATATCTTTTTATCCCGGTATTGATCGGCCTTACTGGCCCAACGGATCCGCTGGTGGAAGAAAGATTTCCAGGTTGGTGTTGGTGTAGTCCGGACAATGGCTTCCTTACAAAAAATATACTGAACACCCTGGGGCCGGTGATGGTAGAACTTCTGCATCAGGAGCATATCATCGCCGCTGGCGATATGGTCAATGCCAATAAATCCGCCCAGCTCATTGAATAACAGCTTACGGTAAGCGATATTCGCTCCGTTGCACAATACATGCAGTTTCCGGGCCGCCGCCGCACCCGTAATGCCCTGCAAGGAAAGGAAATCCAGGGATTGAAATATGGAAAGAAAGCTGTTGAAAGGACCTGAATAGTCTACCGGACCCGCCACAAAATCAGCTTCATGCTCCAGGATAAAAGCGTTGAAAGAAGAGAGCCATTGCGGGGATACAATACAATCTGCGTCGGTTGTGATGATCCAGGAATCCACTTCGTTTGATCCGGACAGTTGGATCGCGGTTTCTATAGACTTCTTTTTGTGCGCCTTAATCTTTTCTTCCGCAGTAATATGATCGCTCATCTTCAGCAACCTTACCTGGGGGTTCTGAAAAGAGAGCACCAGGTCCGCGGTATCATCTTCGGAGAAATCATCCGCAACAATTACTTCAAACCGGTCGGCAGGATAATCCTGGACCAGTATGGAGCGCAGGCAGTTAACTATATTGGCCGATTCGTTCCGCGCCGGTATCACAACGGTAAAGAACAGGTGCTTTGCCGGCTTTTCCGCTGGTTTGGAAAAAAGGCGCAGTTTGTCCCAGCCGCCCTGGTAATAAAGGATCAGGGCAGTATAAAGAAAGAAAAGCAA encodes the following:
- a CDS encoding glycosyltransferase, with protein sequence MVLSLTILLLFFLYTALILYYQGGWDKLRLFSKPAEKPAKHLFFTVVIPARNESANIVNCLRSILVQDYPADRFEVIVADDFSEDDTADLVLSFQNPQVRLLKMSDHITAEEKIKAHKKKSIETAIQLSGSNEVDSWIITTDADCIVSPQWLSSFNAFILEHEADFVAGPVDYSGPFNSFLSIFQSLDFLSLQGITGAAAARKLHVLCNGANIAYRKLLFNELGGFIGIDHIASGDDMLLMQKFYHHRPQGVQYIFCKEAIVRTTPTPTWKSFFHQRIRWASKADQYRDKKIFSVLLLVYLFNLSFLVLAGWSLFHPAYAWFLFSLLISKTLLELYFLIPVARFFGKTTQLIWFLPAQPFHILYTVIAGWLGKFGSYEWKGRTNTSEKRNT